The following proteins are encoded in a genomic region of Bernardetia sp. MNP-M8:
- a CDS encoding SIMPL domain-containing protein, with product MKTNNRLTLSFIFILFFFSSVSLAQNRANYNYGNSNYDAEKKPNQELPQTTILGSSLQELEANVLMNVTADEYVAMFHIEQKGKELKDVQENMDKRIANFQKGLIELGIKENEMIIDFLSLVPEYEYDVEKKFFSRTYNEVPVGFELKKNVHVRFKDNKILDKIIAKAAENEIYDLSKVEYFIKDTDILYQKLRKKAFEIIAKKEKLYDSLNIKLSKAEKVADENFQTFFPFDRYRSYEAISKGKTSFSKNYKVNDKNRSPSAFYEKLDYDNIECIINPTILEPAVQLFFTLKVRYTLPKEEKDDKTIYILTPTGELKKVNLKE from the coding sequence ATGAAAACAAATAATAGATTAACTTTATCGTTCATTTTTATTTTATTTTTCTTTAGTTCTGTTTCTTTAGCGCAAAACAGAGCCAATTATAATTATGGAAATTCGAATTATGACGCTGAAAAAAAACCAAATCAAGAACTTCCTCAAACAACAATTTTAGGATCTAGTCTACAAGAATTAGAAGCAAATGTTTTGATGAATGTAACGGCAGATGAATATGTGGCAATGTTTCATATCGAACAAAAAGGAAAAGAGCTTAAAGATGTACAGGAAAATATGGACAAACGAATAGCTAACTTTCAAAAAGGATTAATAGAGTTAGGAATCAAAGAAAACGAAATGATTATTGATTTTCTTTCGCTTGTTCCAGAATACGAATACGATGTTGAGAAAAAATTCTTTAGCAGAACCTATAATGAAGTTCCTGTGGGTTTTGAGCTTAAAAAGAATGTTCATGTTCGCTTCAAAGACAATAAAATTTTAGATAAAATAATTGCCAAAGCTGCCGAAAATGAAATTTATGATTTATCTAAAGTAGAATATTTTATCAAAGATACAGACATTCTCTATCAAAAATTACGTAAAAAGGCCTTTGAAATTATTGCTAAAAAAGAAAAACTCTATGATAGTTTGAATATAAAGTTATCTAAAGCTGAAAAAGTAGCTGATGAAAATTTTCAGACTTTTTTTCCTTTTGATAGATACCGTTCCTATGAAGCGATTTCGAAAGGAAAAACTTCTTTTTCAAAAAACTACAAAGTAAATGATAAAAATCGTTCGCCAAGTGCTTTCTATGAAAAACTAGATTATGACAATATAGAATGTATTATTAATCCGACTATTTTAGAACCTGCTGTTCAGTTATTTTTTACACTGAAAGTTCGTTATACTTTACCAAAAGAAGAAAAAGACGATAAAACAATTTATATTCTGACTCCAACAGGAGAACTCAAAAAGGTAAATTTGAAAGAGTAG
- a CDS encoding FAD-dependent protein — MKKELSFVLPPEIAFEKEAFEKFIYKKLDISSPTEDVTIRQTRRSLDARQRDLKVNVWAEVFINEKATPTISYKREYPSVKNAPQAIIVGAGPAGMFAALRLVELGIKPILIERGKDVKKRVSDIAAISRRHIVNPDSNYCFGEGGAGTYSDGKLYTRAKKRGDWRRVLEIFVAHGASEDILIDNHPHIGTNKLPRIVAEMRQSILDAGGEVLFETKVTDFIIAKGKEEELKGVVLENGDKIEGIGVILATGHSARDIFELLDRKQILIEAKPFAIGVRVEHQQKLIDKIQYKRDEREKYLPAASYSLVQQVPFDNLEKGVFSFCMCPGGFIVPAATLQGEVVVNGMSPSKRNSKYANSGIVVAIDEREWNKKYAKKGALAGLYYQEEIEKNACQVAGNTQAAPAQRLIDFTQKKISSSLLDTSYQPGLISVEMGKVLPPEIVERLRIGFKAFDKKMKGFLTNEAQIVGVESRTSSPVRIPRERQTNEHTILKRFFPCGEGAGYAGGIASAAMDGERCAEKLAELYGK; from the coding sequence ATGAAAAAAGAACTCTCCTTTGTACTTCCTCCAGAAATTGCCTTTGAAAAAGAAGCCTTCGAAAAGTTTATTTATAAAAAATTGGATATTTCTTCACCTACAGAAGACGTAACTATCAGACAAACTCGTCGGTCTTTAGATGCTCGTCAGCGAGATTTGAAGGTCAATGTGTGGGCAGAAGTTTTTATAAACGAAAAAGCAACTCCAACTATTTCTTACAAAAGAGAATATCCAAGTGTCAAGAATGCACCACAAGCAATTATTGTAGGAGCAGGACCAGCAGGCATGTTTGCTGCTTTAAGATTAGTAGAGTTGGGTATAAAACCTATTTTGATAGAACGAGGAAAAGATGTCAAAAAACGAGTTTCAGATATTGCAGCTATTAGTCGTCGTCATATTGTCAATCCAGATTCTAATTATTGCTTTGGAGAAGGAGGTGCAGGAACATATTCAGATGGAAAACTCTACACAAGAGCCAAAAAACGAGGAGATTGGCGTAGAGTTTTAGAGATTTTTGTAGCACATGGAGCAAGTGAAGATATTTTGATAGACAATCATCCTCATATTGGAACAAATAAATTGCCTAGAATTGTAGCCGAAATGCGGCAAAGTATTTTAGATGCAGGAGGAGAAGTTTTGTTTGAAACCAAGGTAACTGATTTCATTATAGCAAAAGGAAAAGAAGAAGAACTCAAAGGCGTAGTTTTAGAAAATGGTGATAAAATAGAAGGAATAGGAGTTATTTTGGCAACAGGACATTCAGCTAGAGATATTTTTGAACTTTTGGATAGAAAACAAATTCTGATTGAAGCCAAACCTTTTGCTATTGGAGTTCGTGTGGAGCATCAACAAAAACTAATTGATAAAATTCAATACAAACGAGACGAACGTGAAAAATATTTACCTGCTGCATCTTATTCTCTTGTTCAACAAGTGCCTTTTGATAATTTAGAAAAAGGTGTTTTTTCTTTTTGTATGTGTCCAGGGGGCTTTATTGTTCCTGCTGCTACATTGCAAGGTGAAGTGGTGGTAAATGGAATGTCGCCGTCAAAGCGAAATTCAAAATATGCTAACTCTGGAATTGTGGTAGCGATAGATGAACGAGAATGGAATAAAAAATATGCAAAAAAAGGAGCTTTAGCAGGACTTTATTATCAAGAAGAAATCGAAAAAAATGCCTGTCAAGTGGCAGGAAACACACAAGCTGCACCAGCACAACGACTAATAGACTTCACACAAAAGAAAATATCTTCATCACTTTTAGATACTTCTTATCAACCTGGACTAATTTCGGTAGAAATGGGAAAAGTATTACCTCCTGAAATTGTAGAACGTTTGAGAATTGGTTTTAAGGCTTTTGATAAAAAAATGAAAGGTTTTCTAACCAATGAAGCGCAAATTGTAGGTGTAGAAAGTCGTACTTCTTCACCTGTTCGTATTCCTAGAGAAAGGCAAACTAATGAACATACTATTTTAAAACGTTTTTTTCCGTGTGGAGAAGGTGCAGGTTATGCTGGTGGAATTGCGTCAGCTGCTATGGATGGAGAAAGATGTGCTGAGAAATTGGCAGAATTGTATGGGAAATAA
- a CDS encoding nucleoside-diphosphate kinase, translated as MATNRTFTMIKPDAFGANNTGNVLAMIEAAGFRLVAAKITRLSEERAGQFYEVHKERPFYGDLCKYMSSGNIVAAILEKDNAVEDFRKLIGATNPKDAEAGTIRAKYGESIEANAVHGSDSDENAQIEGSFFFSNLEKF; from the coding sequence ATGGCAACTAACCGTACTTTCACAATGATTAAGCCTGACGCTTTTGGCGCAAACAATACAGGCAATGTTTTAGCAATGATTGAAGCTGCAGGTTTCCGTTTGGTAGCTGCAAAAATTACTCGTCTTTCTGAAGAGCGTGCTGGACAGTTTTACGAAGTACACAAAGAGCGTCCTTTTTATGGCGACCTTTGTAAGTATATGTCTTCTGGAAATATTGTTGCTGCTATCTTGGAGAAAGACAATGCAGTTGAAGATTTTCGTAAACTTATCGGAGCAACTAATCCTAAAGATGCTGAAGCTGGAACTATTCGTGCAAAATATGGCGAATCTATTGAAGCAAATGCTGTTCATGGTTCTGATTCTGATGAGAATGCACAAATTGAAGGAAGTTTCTTTTTCTCTAACTTAGAGAAATTCTAA
- the rseP gene encoding RIP metalloprotease RseP, with amino-acid sequence MDIQGVIIGILQLLASLSILVGLHELGHLLAAKYFGVRVEKFSIGFPPKIFGFKYGETEYCLSALPLGGYVKITGMIDESLDTDQMKGEPQPYEFRSKPAWQRLIIMLGGIIFNVVLGVLIMIAIAFTYGEKYIPIDEVNKYGIEVNELGKSLGLETGDKIININGETPKSFRDLLDPAFILNDNSYYTIERNGQEMKIPITSEFLQVYSSDKDEAKGFLTMRDGKYPFLIGAIAPDRNADKAGLKSKDRVVKVNETPTPDFDTFQALLHQNAGKQLTFVVEREGKTMNLPITVAKDSTIGVGINKEINFVERPYSFSESLQVGTETAFGVIGVQAMAYKKMAKGDINASDSLSGPIGMVMIFGMEFDAYRFWRITGFLSMVLALMNLLPIPALDGGHVMFLLYEMITGRPPSDKFLEIAQKVGMVLILCLMIFVFGNDIWKIIKGFL; translated from the coding sequence TTGGATATACAAGGAGTAATTATTGGAATTTTGCAGCTTTTGGCTTCGCTTTCTATTTTAGTAGGATTGCACGAATTGGGGCATTTGTTGGCTGCAAAATATTTTGGAGTTAGAGTAGAAAAATTTTCTATTGGTTTTCCTCCAAAAATATTTGGTTTTAAATATGGAGAAACAGAATATTGTTTGAGTGCTTTGCCTTTGGGTGGCTACGTCAAAATTACAGGTATGATTGACGAATCTTTAGACACTGACCAAATGAAAGGTGAGCCTCAACCCTATGAATTTCGTTCAAAACCAGCTTGGCAGCGTCTTATCATTATGTTAGGAGGAATTATCTTTAATGTGGTCTTAGGTGTTTTGATAATGATTGCTATTGCTTTTACGTATGGCGAAAAATATATTCCAATAGATGAAGTAAATAAATACGGAATTGAAGTAAATGAGCTTGGGAAAAGTCTTGGGTTAGAAACAGGTGACAAAATAATCAATATCAATGGAGAAACACCAAAATCGTTTAGAGATTTATTAGATCCAGCTTTTATCTTAAACGATAATTCATATTATACTATTGAAAGAAATGGACAGGAAATGAAAATTCCGATTACAAGCGAATTTTTACAAGTCTATAGCTCAGATAAAGATGAAGCAAAAGGATTTTTGACAATGCGTGATGGAAAATATCCTTTCTTGATTGGTGCAATTGCACCAGATAGAAATGCAGACAAAGCAGGACTAAAATCGAAGGATAGAGTAGTAAAAGTAAATGAAACACCAACACCAGATTTCGATACTTTTCAAGCATTATTGCATCAAAATGCAGGTAAACAACTTACTTTTGTAGTAGAAAGAGAGGGTAAGACAATGAATTTGCCTATTACAGTTGCAAAAGACAGTACAATCGGAGTAGGAATAAATAAAGAAATAAACTTTGTAGAACGTCCGTATAGTTTCTCAGAGTCTTTACAAGTGGGAACAGAAACTGCTTTTGGTGTAATTGGAGTACAGGCAATGGCATACAAAAAAATGGCAAAAGGAGATATTAATGCTTCTGATTCTTTGAGTGGTCCTATTGGAATGGTAATGATTTTTGGAATGGAATTCGATGCCTATCGTTTTTGGAGAATCACAGGGTTTTTGTCAATGGTTTTGGCTCTGATGAACCTTCTACCAATTCCTGCACTTGATGGAGGACATGTTATGTTCCTTCTTTATGAAATGATTACAGGTCGTCCTCCTTCAGATAAATTCCTAGAAATTGCCCAAAAAGTAGGAATGGTTCTTATTCTTTGTTTGATGATTTTTGTTTTTGGAAATGATATTTGGAAAATCATAAAAGGATTTTTATAA
- a CDS encoding 8-amino-7-oxononanoate synthase, translating to MLKQEQHHEFLLKNNLESHLQNQLDKRKNENNLRSLVVSNSNNIDFFSNDYLGLARSEELQNSILEEYKLQSNRFKISRNGSTGSRLLSGHNEYFEEVEIQLAHFFDAEKALLFGSGYHANVALLSSILTHNDVILYDSLVHASLKEGYRLSNASHFSFKHNNLEDLEKKILYIKDKNQINPNQTILVVVESVYSMDGDICPLLKLVEICEKYNANVVVDEAHSTGIFGKNGNGLVAELGLEKRVFARVNTFGKAFGIQGAVILGSELLINYLINFALPFIYTTAPPLYQLVSVKKAIDFLQIHQKELNEKLSDNIELFVLQSKYFLDLHSDRNFNTSKTPIQIIPIKGNEECQKVASKLQKEGFEVRAIKSPTVKKGDERLRICLHSFNTKKEILRFLEVLYQ from the coding sequence ATGCTTAAACAAGAACAGCATCACGAATTTCTTTTGAAAAATAATTTAGAAAGCCACCTTCAAAACCAATTAGATAAACGCAAAAATGAAAATAATTTGCGTTCATTAGTTGTATCAAACTCAAATAATATCGATTTTTTTTCGAATGATTATTTGGGTTTGGCTCGTAGTGAAGAATTACAAAATTCTATTTTAGAAGAATATAAATTGCAAAGTAATCGTTTCAAAATCTCTCGGAATGGTTCGACAGGTTCTCGTCTTTTATCTGGACATAATGAGTATTTTGAAGAGGTAGAAATTCAGTTAGCTCATTTCTTTGATGCAGAAAAAGCTCTCTTGTTTGGCTCAGGCTATCATGCAAATGTTGCCCTTTTGTCCTCTATTTTGACACATAATGATGTGATTTTATATGATAGTTTGGTTCATGCTTCTTTAAAGGAAGGTTATAGATTAAGTAATGCAAGTCATTTTTCATTTAAGCATAATAATTTAGAAGATTTAGAAAAGAAAATTTTATATATAAAAGACAAGAATCAAATAAATCCAAATCAAACTATTTTAGTAGTTGTAGAATCAGTTTATTCAATGGATGGAGATATTTGTCCACTACTAAAACTGGTAGAAATTTGTGAAAAATACAATGCAAATGTAGTTGTAGATGAAGCACACAGTACAGGGATTTTTGGAAAAAATGGAAATGGTTTAGTTGCAGAATTGGGATTAGAAAAACGAGTTTTTGCTAGAGTAAACACATTTGGAAAAGCTTTTGGAATACAGGGAGCTGTCATTTTGGGAAGTGAACTACTTATAAATTATCTTATAAATTTTGCTTTACCTTTTATTTATACAACTGCACCACCACTTTATCAATTAGTTTCTGTTAAAAAAGCAATAGATTTTCTTCAAATTCATCAAAAAGAATTAAATGAAAAACTTTCTGATAATATAGAGTTATTTGTTTTACAAAGTAAATATTTTTTAGATTTACACTCTGATAGAAATTTTAATACTTCAAAAACACCTATTCAGATTATTCCAATAAAGGGAAATGAAGAATGTCAAAAAGTAGCTTCAAAATTACAAAAAGAAGGTTTTGAAGTTCGTGCTATAAAAAGTCCGACTGTAAAAAAAGGAGATGAACGACTAAGAATTTGTTTACATAGCTTTAATACAAAGAAAGAAATTTTGAGATTTTTAGAGGTTTTATATCAATAG
- a CDS encoding PepSY-like domain-containing protein: MLKFIASLSFVLLFAFGGHAFAFAQTLPANVKSTFEQKFAGAKVISCHEINGEHNIIFQQENEVKSARFDASGKWIDTIISLNPGTAPAKIEEYISANHAGKNGHIRRIENEAGTTFLAFISETKALRFDKDGNMTKEEDVSSIDEAALSTIK, encoded by the coding sequence ATGTTAAAATTTATCGCTTCACTCTCATTTGTTCTTCTTTTTGCTTTTGGAGGTCATGCATTTGCATTTGCTCAGACACTTCCTGCTAATGTAAAATCTACTTTCGAACAAAAATTTGCAGGTGCTAAAGTTATTAGTTGCCACGAAATCAATGGAGAACATAATATTATCTTTCAACAAGAAAATGAAGTAAAATCAGCTCGTTTTGATGCAAGTGGAAAATGGATTGATACTATTATTTCTCTTAATCCAGGTACTGCTCCAGCTAAAATCGAAGAATATATTTCAGCTAATCATGCTGGTAAAAATGGACATATCAGAAGAATAGAAAATGAAGCAGGAACTACTTTTTTAGCTTTTATTAGTGAAACAAAAGCACTTCGTTTTGATAAGGATGGAAACATGACTAAAGAAGAAGATGTTAGTTCAATTGACGAAGCTGCTTTGAGTACAATCAAGTAA
- a CDS encoding M48 family metallopeptidase — protein MSYSTFCKYYFDKILFVGILLACFITATNYSYSQNDSASINFEEYQPLQSKGTVPQDFLLSVSERYVAKNQAIGENIDKKTAKNIDQFNLQSSFSLKQLLWSGNVLFGDEVSEYLNEIASKLLKDDDELRNKVRFYIVKSPVPNAFANPDGAIFINLGLVARAENEAQLAYILAHEITHYVKQHSINQFLFGKEVNSKKKKNAFRFDNKSDELYAKRLAQSNYSKEHEIEADTYGWELFKNTEYDLLAAAKTFDMLQNTRQPFDTLVFESKFLNNSYIELPDSTYYIDTVHIVEREELDSAELEELLALSTHPSAAERQELAMKRMNESGTTNGGKEYVISKEKFELVQKIARFELCQLYLSDAKYIDALYHTLLLQEQYGDSKYVQMSLTKALYGIAKYDNAKARIYLDQLYSRMDWKGRNWYFALEELDDYQLTVLALAHCFEMLDKYPSEAYLKNAIPSLLMDMKLHYDDFSKGKTVGKKKNQINYTEDLMYPAWQKVQAHAEFEELRKQGDRLYLEHQKNENRREEGMSDVEAKRLSDNLTQGYALGINKIIMVNPFYVRLDTRKKQPLDIFTTDSMQNVFNQELEQNSENLKLDIVSLNPSAFGENDAEKFNDLAIINSWYKEMGESNVDMIASNYDALQDLSKKHDTPYLTRMAVIDAKVKFRTAPVFMSVFFLPVLPYVVYRQATRHESIYITLMHDINTGEVKMIQGNKSNTSIKKKNLSDITRSHLFQIKRKKR, from the coding sequence ATGAGTTACTCTACTTTCTGCAAATATTATTTTGATAAAATATTATTTGTAGGCATTTTGCTTGCTTGTTTTATAACAGCTACCAACTATTCTTATTCTCAAAATGATTCTGCAAGTATAAATTTTGAAGAATATCAACCCTTACAATCCAAAGGAACTGTTCCTCAAGATTTTCTACTCTCTGTAAGTGAACGTTATGTAGCCAAAAATCAGGCTATTGGAGAAAATATAGATAAAAAAACAGCTAAAAATATTGATCAATTTAACCTTCAAAGTAGCTTTTCTCTCAAGCAATTATTGTGGAGTGGAAATGTACTTTTTGGAGATGAGGTAAGTGAATATTTAAATGAAATTGCTTCTAAATTATTGAAAGATGATGACGAGTTACGCAATAAAGTTCGTTTTTACATTGTAAAATCGCCTGTTCCAAATGCTTTTGCAAATCCTGATGGAGCGATTTTTATTAATTTAGGCTTAGTGGCTCGTGCTGAAAATGAGGCTCAATTAGCTTATATTTTAGCTCACGAAATTACACATTATGTAAAACAGCATAGTATCAATCAATTTCTTTTTGGGAAAGAAGTCAATAGCAAGAAAAAGAAAAATGCCTTTCGTTTTGATAACAAATCAGATGAGCTTTATGCCAAAAGACTTGCACAAAGTAATTATTCAAAAGAACACGAAATAGAGGCTGATACGTATGGTTGGGAGCTTTTCAAAAACACAGAATATGACCTTTTGGCAGCAGCAAAAACATTTGATATGCTTCAAAACACTCGTCAGCCATTTGACACATTAGTTTTTGAAAGTAAATTCTTAAATAATTCTTACATTGAGCTTCCTGATAGTACATACTATATAGATACAGTTCATATTGTAGAGCGTGAAGAATTGGACTCAGCAGAATTAGAAGAACTTTTAGCATTGAGTACGCACCCAAGCGCAGCCGAAAGACAGGAATTAGCGATGAAAAGAATGAACGAAAGTGGAACGACAAATGGAGGAAAAGAATACGTGATTTCTAAAGAAAAATTTGAACTTGTACAGAAAATAGCTCGTTTTGAGCTTTGTCAATTATATCTTTCTGATGCAAAATACATAGATGCGCTGTATCATACTTTATTACTTCAAGAACAATATGGAGATAGTAAATATGTTCAGATGTCGCTTACAAAGGCTTTATATGGAATTGCAAAATACGATAATGCAAAAGCTCGTATCTATTTAGATCAACTCTATAGCCGAATGGATTGGAAGGGTAGAAATTGGTATTTTGCTTTAGAAGAATTAGATGATTATCAGCTTACTGTTTTGGCTTTAGCACATTGTTTTGAAATGCTGGATAAATATCCTAGTGAGGCTTATCTCAAAAATGCAATTCCTAGCCTTTTGATGGATATGAAATTACATTACGATGATTTTAGTAAAGGAAAAACAGTAGGCAAAAAGAAAAATCAAATCAATTATACAGAAGATTTGATGTATCCAGCTTGGCAAAAAGTTCAAGCTCATGCAGAATTTGAAGAGTTACGCAAACAAGGAGACAGACTTTATTTGGAGCATCAAAAAAATGAAAATAGAAGAGAAGAGGGAATGTCTGATGTGGAAGCCAAACGATTGAGTGATAACCTTACTCAAGGATATGCACTAGGAATTAATAAAATTATTATGGTAAATCCATTTTATGTCCGTTTAGATACTCGTAAAAAACAACCATTAGATATTTTTACTACTGACAGTATGCAAAATGTATTTAATCAAGAATTAGAGCAGAATAGTGAAAATCTCAAACTAGATATTGTTTCTTTAAACCCAAGTGCTTTTGGAGAAAATGACGCTGAAAAATTTAATGATTTGGCTATCATCAACTCATGGTATAAAGAAATGGGAGAGTCTAATGTAGATATGATTGCAAGTAACTATGATGCCTTACAAGATTTATCAAAGAAGCATGATACTCCTTATCTTACTAGAATGGCTGTAATAGATGCAAAAGTAAAATTCAGAACTGCCCCAGTATTTATGTCTGTTTTTTTCCTTCCTGTTCTTCCTTATGTAGTTTACCGTCAAGCTACTAGACACGAATCTATTTATATTACACTTATGCATGACATCAATACAGGAGAAGTGAAAATGATTCAAGGAAATAAGTCTAATACTTCTATCAAGAAGAAAAACTTATCTGATATTACTCGTTCACACCTTTTCCAAATCAAACGTAAAAAAAGATAA
- the uvrC gene encoding excinuclease ABC subunit UvrC, protein MSQSNPKTKDELREHLKDIIRNIPRQPGIYKYKDESNEIIYVGKAKELRKRVSSYFTKSHQYDRKTRQLVREIRNIEITIVDSEADALLLENNLIKAHQPKYNILLKDGKSYPYICITDEPFPRVFTTRTPNKRQGTNYGPYTNGKTLYALNELIKKLYTLRTCSYNLSEENIREKKYRVCLEYHIKNCKGPCEGLQEEEDYLKDIEQIRNILAGKTSRAKEYFKTKMKSAAEKMEFEEAQKAKEKWEALHTYQSKSLITNPNISDTEVIALLDDEATVYVNYLKIEDGSIVYTANESYKKRLEETLEDILPMVAVEFRQRFGSEAQRIVSNILAEVPLPKVEVINPKIGDLRKLLDLSLKNVGYFKKERLRKKLDFAEKKQERGLAAVEALQKDLGLKELPLHVECFDNSNLQGTNPVSSMVCFMNGKPSKRNYRKYHVKTVEGANDFATMYEVVYRRYRRLLEEKQPLPNLVIVDGGKGQLSFGAQALKDLGVYGKIPIVGIAKRLEEVFYPEDQHPIYINKKSPSLKLIQHLRNEAHRFAITFHRDIRSKNALRNPLENVKGVGRATIEKLLLEYKSIKKIAVTSDEELKELIGANRTRLIKEYIKNNPDLLS, encoded by the coding sequence ATGAGCCAATCAAATCCAAAAACAAAAGACGAGTTAAGAGAACATCTAAAAGATATTATCAGAAATATTCCTCGCCAACCAGGGATTTACAAATATAAAGATGAGAGTAATGAGATTATTTATGTGGGAAAAGCGAAGGAATTACGCAAACGAGTTTCTAGTTATTTCACCAAATCGCATCAATATGATCGAAAAACTCGGCAGCTTGTTCGTGAAATCAGAAATATAGAAATTACAATTGTCGATAGTGAAGCTGATGCACTACTTTTAGAAAATAATTTGATAAAGGCACATCAACCTAAATACAATATTTTATTAAAAGATGGCAAATCGTACCCGTATATCTGTATTACAGATGAACCTTTTCCTAGAGTTTTTACAACTAGAACTCCAAATAAAAGACAAGGAACAAATTATGGACCTTATACAAATGGAAAAACACTATATGCTCTCAATGAACTCATAAAGAAATTATATACACTTCGAACTTGTTCTTATAATTTGAGTGAAGAAAACATACGAGAAAAAAAATATAGAGTCTGTTTAGAATATCACATCAAAAACTGCAAAGGACCTTGTGAAGGTTTGCAAGAGGAAGAGGATTATTTGAAAGATATTGAACAAATTAGAAATATTTTGGCTGGAAAAACGAGCCGAGCAAAAGAATATTTCAAAACAAAAATGAAATCGGCAGCCGAAAAAATGGAGTTTGAAGAAGCTCAAAAAGCAAAAGAAAAATGGGAAGCACTTCATACCTATCAAAGTAAATCGCTTATTACAAACCCAAATATTTCAGATACAGAAGTAATTGCGCTCTTAGATGATGAAGCAACTGTTTATGTAAATTATCTCAAAATTGAAGATGGAAGTATCGTTTATACAGCCAATGAATCCTATAAAAAACGTCTTGAAGAAACACTAGAAGATATTTTGCCAATGGTAGCTGTAGAGTTCAGACAGCGTTTTGGAAGTGAGGCGCAAAGAATTGTGAGTAATATTTTGGCAGAAGTTCCTTTGCCAAAAGTAGAAGTAATTAATCCTAAAATAGGAGATTTACGTAAACTATTAGATTTATCACTCAAAAATGTAGGTTATTTCAAAAAGGAAAGATTACGTAAAAAGCTAGATTTTGCAGAAAAAAAACAAGAAAGAGGATTGGCAGCCGTCGAAGCTCTTCAAAAAGATTTGGGTTTGAAAGAATTGCCTTTGCATGTTGAATGTTTTGATAATTCTAACTTACAAGGTACAAATCCAGTTTCTTCGATGGTTTGTTTTATGAATGGAAAGCCTTCAAAGAGAAATTACAGAAAATATCATGTAAAAACAGTAGAAGGAGCAAACGATTTTGCGACAATGTACGAAGTGGTTTATCGTCGTTATAGAAGACTTTTAGAAGAAAAACAACCTTTGCCAAATTTAGTAATTGTTGATGGTGGAAAAGGACAGCTAAGTTTTGGAGCGCAGGCTTTAAAAGATTTGGGTGTGTATGGCAAAATTCCGATTGTTGGAATTGCAAAGCGTTTGGAAGAAGTTTTTTATCCCGAAGACCAACATCCTATTTATATCAATAAAAAATCACCTTCTTTAAAGCTAATTCAACATTTGCGTAATGAAGCCCACCGTTTTGCTATTACTTTTCATAGAGATATCAGAAGCAAAAATGCCCTTCGAAATCCATTAGAAAATGTAAAAGGAGTAGGAAGAGCAACTATTGAAAAACTACTTTTAGAATATAAATCGATTAAGAAAATTGCAGTTACTTCTGATGAAGAATTAAAGGAATTGATTGGTGCAAATCGTACTCGTCTGATTAAAGAATATATTAAAAATAATCCTGATTTGTTGAGTTAG